GAATACCCCATAGTGCCATTAATTTATCCGACGACTCTTGTTTGTTGGTAAATGCAGTATTGCGCCATGGAGAGACTCATCCGAAAGATTATCAACCTGTCAAAAAACCGTTTGAGTATGATTTACAAAAAGCACGTAGTTTTTTCACCGAATCACCTTTATTATCAATGATTGGATAATATGTGTTATTTAGTATCTTTGGTGAAACATACTTTTTGTAAATGATAGATAACACAGATAAGATTAAAAAAATAATTGATAATGCTTTAGCTGATGGACGACTTAATCGTAAAGAAAGTGAGTTGATTAGAAATGCTGTTTATAATGATGGCTTGATTACTGGTGAAAAAGCAAAACTTTGGCGAGAGTTACAGAAGAAAGTTACCAATGGGGAAATTCTTTTGGAAAATTGACATTTGCTCGGGGAGAATTAACAATAAATAGTATCTATTCTCCTATTTTGAAAAAATTTCTCTATGAAGTCTGAATTATTACAAACTCCCTTATATCCTTTATCTGTGGAAGCTAAGGCTAAGTTTACGAACTTTGCTGGTTGGGAAATGGCTGTGCAATATGAGGGATTAAAAAAAGAACATCAGGCAGTGAGGGAAGAAGCGGGAATGTTTGATATTTCCCACATGGGTAAATTTTATTTGCGAGGAAAAAATTTACGCTCGTCTTTGGGCTATCTTGTGCCGACAGATTTCTCCACCATGACGGAGGGTAAGGCTCAATATTCGGTATTGTTAAATGAGCATGGGGGGATTATTGACGATATTATTTTTTATTATCAGGGTTGCAGTGATGATGGGGTGGAGTCGGGAGTATTAATTGTTAATGCGGCTACTTATGAGAAGGATTGGAATTGGTTAAATACAAATTTGGCATCAAAGGGGATTGAGTTGTTGGATAAATCTCAAGATTTGGCTTTGGTGGCTATTCAAGGGCCAAGGGCAGAGGATTATTTACAGTCTTTTTTGGGCATTGATTTAAGTATTTTAAGCGCTTTTGAGCATTTGACTACCACTTTTGAAGGGCAAAAGGTTTTTGTGGCTCGTACAGGTTACACTGGGGAGGATGGTTTTGAGGTGATGACTACTACTACTGTAGCACAAGACATGTGGCGATCGCACTTAGAACAAGGAGTAACGCCTTGCGGTTTGGGGGCAAGGGATACCCTTCGATTAGAAGCGGGTATGAGTTTGTATGGGCAAGAAATAGACGAAACCACTACCCCCCTTGAGGCTGGATTGGGATGGTTAGTGAATCTTAACCGTGAGGATGATTTTATGGGGCGTGAAATCCTCGTCAAACAAAAACAAGAGGGCTTAACTAAAAAGTTGGTGGGTTTACAGATGGAGGGAAGATATATCGCCCGTCATGGTTATCTCATTAAATATAATAATAATACTGTGGGGGAAGTGACTAGCGGCACCCTTTCTCCTACCCTCAACAGTGCGATCGCCCTTGGTTATTTACCCGTAGAATTAAGTAAACTAGGGCAAACCGTGGACATAGAAATCAGAGGTAAACTCTACCGGGCTAAAGTCGTCAAAAAACCTTTCTATCGCCGAAAATAAGAGTAGTTACGGGCTATTAATTTTTACAAAAATGGAAATAGCAATATTATTGATCACTTTTACCTTAACACCATTCCCCATTGCCCATTCCCTATTCCCCGAAATGATGTTGTTATAATTGTTTAAAGAAATATAAATAAATATTAAGCAATTTTAACAAAATTCCCCATGGTACAAACAGAAAAGAAACCAGTAGAAACCAAATCCTATAGTTTAGAAGATTGGCGTAAAGGTTACGAATCTCAACCCCAAGAAAAAGAATACTGGATAGAAGATATAGAAGGAGAAATCCCTGCCGACTTGCGAGGTACACTATATCGTAATGGCCCTGGGTTATTAGAAGTATATGGCACACCCTTAAATCATCCCTTTGATGGAGATGGCATGATTTGCTCATTTAAATTTACCGATGAGGGCTGTTATTTTCGTAATAGCTATGTAAAAACTAAAGAATATTTGGAAGAAAAACAAGCTCAAAAAATGCTCTATCGAGGGGTATTTGGTAGCCAAAAGCCGGGGGGGATTTTAGGTAATATATTTGATATAAAAGTAAAAAATATTGCCAATACTAATGTTATTAAACTAGGAAAAAAATTATTAGCATTGTGGGAAGCCGCTTTACCTTATTATTTAGATCCAGAAACCTTAGAAACAAAAAAAATAGATAATTTAGATGGTATCTTAAAAGATAGTGATGTTTTTTCTGCTCATCCTAGATTAGATCCTCACTCACCATTTAATAACGGTAAACCATCCCTAATTAACTTTGGTATTAAACCGGGTTTATCTAGCACCATCAATATTTATGAGTTTGATTTAGAAGGAAATCTATTACAACAATATAGCCATATTACCCCCGGATTTTGCTTTATTCATGACTTTTTAATAACCCCTAACTATATTATTTTCTTCCAAAATCCTACCAGTTATAATCCCTTACCTTTTGTATTGGGTATGAAGGGGGCAGGAGAATGTTTAGATTTTAAAGAAAATGAACCCACCAAAATTATTTTGATTCCTCGTCATGCCCCCCATAAGAATGTGATTACCTTAGAAGCCAACGCAGGATTTATTTTTCACCATGCGAATGCTTTTGAAAAAGACGAAAAAACTTTAATTATTGATTCAGTATGTTATGCCAAACTAAGTCAAATTAACCCTGATAAAAGTTATAAAGAGGTCAACTTTGATGAACTTGCACCAGGACAATTATTTCGTTTTAAACTAGATTTAAATAATCAAAAAGTAGAAAAAGAGTTACTCAATCAACGGTGTGTTGAATTTCCTTTTATAAATCCTGAAAATGTCGGGAGAGATTATCGTTATTTGTTCATCGGTGCTACCCATAACTCCACTAAAAATGCTCCTTTACAGGGGTTATTGAAATTTGATTTACATACCAACGAAGAACAATTATACTCCTTTGCCCCTAAAGGTTTTGCTGGTGAGCCTGTTTTTGTACCCAAAAGTAATGCTACTGCAGAGGATGATGCTTGGATATTAGATTTAATTTATGACTCCGAAAATCATCGCTCGGATTTGGTGATATTTGATGGTAAAGACATTTCCCAACCTGTAGCTACTTTGCACCTTAAGCAACATATCCCCTATGGTTTGCATGGTAGTTGGGCGGGAATAATGAATAATTGATAATGGAGAATTGATAATTATTTATTTGATCAATTGTGTAATGTTTTGATAAACAGTTATCATTCAAGTCCCCCAATTTTGGGGGATTTAGAGGAAAAAACTAACTTTTTTAACCGTGGGCATTGCCCACCCTACTTTGTGAGGAATCAAATAATGCAGATAAGAAATTATAATTTTCACTGGAATCAGCGCACCTATATCATGGGTATTCTTAATGTTACTCCCGATAGTTTTAGCGATGGGGGGGAATATAATGAGCTAGAAAGGGCGGTAAATCAAGCTCTAATGATGGTAAAAGATGGAGCGGATATAATTGATATTGGGGGGCAGTCGACTCGCCCTGGGGCGCCTGAAGTGAGTCTGGGGGAGGAGTTAAACAGGGTTATTCCCGTGATTGAGGCTATTCGTGAAAAGACTGATATTCCTATTTCTATTGATACTACTAAGGCTGAGGTGGCAAAAAGGGCGATCGCCTCTGGGGCTGATATAATTAATGATATATCAGGGGCAACATTCGATGGTCAGATGTTGGATACGGTGGCAGATTTACAAGTGCCGATTATTTTAATGCACATTCGGGGTAATCCTCAAACCATGCAAACCATGACGGATTATCAAGATTTGATGGGAGAAATTAGAGATTTTTTCTTGGAGAGAATCGCCCTTTGCTTACAAAAAGGCATAGAAAAATCTCATATTATTTTAGATCCGGGCATTGGTTTTGCAAAAAATTATGAGCAAAATCTTGAGATATTAAATAAAATTCAAGACTTAAAAAATCTTGGTTTTCCTATCCTTATTGGTACTTCTCGAAAAAGTTTTATTGGCAGAATACTCGAGGAAAATGATCCAACAAAAAGAGTCTGGGGAACTGCTGGGACTTGTTACCATGCCATTGCTCAAGGTGCTGATATACTGAGAGTTCATGATGTCGCTCCCATGGGTGATATTGCAAAAGTCGCCGATGCTTTAACTAGAAAATAGATCATATTTTTTTGTTTTTGTTAACTGTTTCTTAACAAAAATTAGTGCCTATTTTATTTTTTTTGTCCTATAATGGGAATAGGAAATAAAATAAAAAATTAAAAAAAATCTTTTCTTGGAAGACTAAAAGCATCTGATCATAGTCTTTATTCCAAAGGATTTTAAATGGACGTGAACTATATTTATTTACTAAAATTTACACAGAAATAATTTAGTTATGATACCAAAAATTATCACTCATACCATCCTATGGGGTTCTCTTTTAGGGCTAGGGGCGATCGCCCCTAGTATTGCTCCTGTGGTTGCTCAAACTCCCCCCGCGCAAACCTATCAACCTGGGCCATGGCAACCCCTCGCCAGAGTAAATCCCCAAAGACCAATTACCATCAATGTAATCAACCAAACAGGTTTGAGCGTAGATGCAGGTTTTACTGATACCAGAAGGGATCCTATCACCATTCAAAATGGACGCACAGGCACCATCAGAAGCCTAGAAGGCCCCCTTTATCTACTGGTATATGTAAATGAATCTAATCCCAGTTTTAGAGGGCTAGATCTCAATTACCAGGTAAGGGTACAAGAAGGCAGTAACACTATTAATGTGACTGTGCAAAGGACATCTTCCGATAGAAATGCCACCATGACTCTTAATGTGGATGAGTTTGGCGGTATTTATTTGTATTAACTCGAGTTCGGGATAACATTTTTAGTCTTTACAAATAAAGGTGTCAGGTATCGGGTATCAGGTGTTAGGTTAAAGAATTTACAAAAAGTCTATGTTAGGGGTTGATGAAAAAGTGGGGTCATGAGGGAGAATTGACAATGAACAATGAACAAACTATGACCTGCCACCTGCAACCTGCCGCCTGAAACCTGTACGGACGTACCATGTTACGTCCCCTACCATACTGACAACTATTATCCCGAACTGAGGTTGTATTAACTATTCCACCCCTTCCGACCACCAATTATGATTTTTAACGAGGGTGTGGCACTGCCAACTATCTTTGGTTTCGGGATAGTCAAGACGGTAATGTCCTCCCCTGCTTTCGGTGCGAAATAGGGCTGATTTTAAAATCAAGTAACCCACATCCAATAAATTGAGGGTTTCGGTGATCAATTTTAACTGTTGTTCCATGATGGGAGATGACAGTTGATAGGATTGCCTCGGATGTAGCTGTTGAATAAATTGACCTATTTTCAGGGCATCTATTTCATTGTGCCATTGATGGATAAGGGCGATCGCCTTTACTAACATATCCTCATGACGACAAATTCCTGCCGCCTCCCAGATTAATAGAGGTAATTCCGTTCTTATTTTTTCCACTACCGCCATTTCATCCTGCCAACCTTCTCCCCCTAGGGTATTCATATTAGAAGAAAAAGAAGGAGTATCCGAGGAATGGAAACTTAAGTTTTTCAAAGTCTCCCCAAACACCAAACACTCCAACAAAGAATTACTAGCCAAACGATTAGCCCCATGTACCCCTGTATTGGCGGTTTCACCGATGGCATATAACCCCTCCAGAGAAGTTTGATTACGTAAATCCACCGCAATTCCTCCCATCCAATAATGGGCGGCAGGAGAAACGGGAATCGGCTGAGAAAATAAATCAATACCCCACTCCTGACATCGGTTGATGATATTAGGAAAACGATACTCTAAATGCTCCCGAGGAATAGGGCGTAAATCCAAAAATACATTATCAAGGGCAGGATTGGGACTGATTTTATGAAGATGATTATAAATCGCCCGACTGACCACATCTCGAGGTGCTAATTCCCCTTTAGGATGATATTCAAAGGCAAATCTGTTGCCCTCTCCATCAATTAGATGGGCCCCTTCACCCCTCACCGCCTCACTAATCAAGAAACGGGGAGCATTTTCCTTTTTCAGTGCCGTAGGATGGAATTGGACAAATTCCAAATCCCTCAACAATGCCCCACTACGCCATGCTAAGGCTACCCCATCCCCCGTACTTACCTTGGGGTTAGTGGTTTGGGCGAATACTTGCCCTCCCCCTCCTGTGGCAAGGATAACGGCCTTTGCACCTAACCAAGTAATTTTATTATCATGGAGCAAACAAAGCCCTCGACATTTTTCTTCTTCTATCCATAAATCTAGGGCGTAGGCTTGTTCGTATACGGAAATGTGTTCACTTTCAGTGACCCTTTGCCTTAAAATAGATACGATCGCCCTTCCTGTGGTATCCGCCGCATGAAGTACCCGAGGAAAAGAGTGGGCGGCTTCCAATGTCATCGCCAACTCATCATTATGACGGTCAAATTCTACCCCCATTTCCAGCAACGAGCGAATGGAAGTAACCGCATTTTCTACTAAATATTTTACCGCAGTGCGATCGCACAACCCCGCCCCTGCTTTGAGGGTATCTTCTAAATGTAGCATGGGTGAATCATTAGGGGCGATCGCCGCCGCAATACCCCCCTGGGCCCAATCACTAGCCCCTTTTTTTAGCTTATCCTTAGTAATTAAACCAATGCGTAAACTATCGGGAAGCCTCAAGGCCGCATATAAACCAGCAGCACCAGAGCCAACAATTATCACATCAAAATGATCAGGCAAGGGAGAAATAGAGTTCAAGGTTTTATAATTTTATCTAGTGGCGAAATAGTTATGTTTGCTCATTTTATCTAATCGGGGGTACCTTTGCCATCGTTTTTTTGATTTACCCTTACAATAAAAAAAGAACCATTGAAGATCAAGAGAATAGGAAATCCATGGCTGAATCAGAAAATATTTTTCAAAAAGCATTTTACCTAGGAATTGGTATCGCAGGATATGCCGCCGAAAAAGCAGGGGATACCCTCCAAGAATTAAAACAGCAAACCGATAAAATTATTAATAATCCTAACTTTCCCCAAGAACTTCAGCAACTAGCTGATGAAATGGTTAATAAGGGAAAAATGACCACCGAAGAAGCCAGAAAATTTGTGGATGACACAATTCAACAAGCCAAAGACAAACAAAAAATTGATAATTCTGACACCTCATCATCATCAGAACCCCGTACCATTGAAATTATTACCGATGATGAAGAGAACTAACATCTGAATGGAAAACTGAACAATTAACAAAAATTATTAATCAATGGATAATTGGGAACAACAATTAATTAACTGGTTAAATCAAGCAGAAAATAACTTTTATAATTTTTGTGAAGAAGTTAGCCAAGAATGGGAAAATACTGCTAGTAAAACAGAAAAATTTATTGACAATATCACAGAAGAAATAGAAAGCAATATCCCCGCAGAAATCAATAATTTAATGGTGACCATGGATGATTTTGTTGAGGAATTAATCACCATTTTGGCGCAAGAGGATCCTTTTCATTTATTAGAGTATTTTTTAGACGAGCAAAGATTAGGAGAAAACTCGCAAACAGATCATAACATTGTCTGGTTTGAAGAGGAAAAAGTAACACCCAATGCAGAATTTCACCCTGCCTGTGTCGGATGTCAAAATTATCATGGACGTAAGTATAATGGTAATCTCCTAGTCTGTGCAATTCATCCCTATGGTTGGACAGACGAAAGTTGCCCTGATTGGGAAAGTCTTGAAAAAAAGTAATATCATTATTTTTCGCCAATCCACATAAAATAAATCATCATCTTTCCCCCTAAAAAGTGTCAAAAATTGTCCCTCAAAGATGTATAATAAAGTTTAGTCTCGGGTAAGAGAATATGATTTAAGTCCAGTTCTCTTGATATTAGGGATATATTTAGTTCTATTTTATTAACTATCAAACTTAAAAAAATCAACTGAACAATCATCAATTTTTTCTAAATATTGACTTTTCCCACTCTATCAAAAAATATTAATGAGTCATACTTTTTTACTACAACCGGGAAGCTGGATAATTAAAGGAACTTTGACAGAAAAAAATGAGCATTTAATTCCTTTTAAAGGAGCAACTATTATCGCTTGGGATCAAAGTAATTGGTTTACCATGAAAACTAAGTTAGTTTTTGAAAGGCAAAAACAAGATTCCTCAGAAACATTCCAAAATTTAGAGTTTGAATACAAGGGATTTTTTCCTACTAATAAATATAACTATACCTATGTTTTAAAAAGGAGTGATTTTGATAAGATAGAGGGAGAGGGATGGATTACCAAAGACTCTATTATTCAACGTTATTGGATCTTAGGAGATAGTCGTCGTCGGGCGGTTTTAGAAACTATTTTTCAATTGGATGATGATAGTTATCATCTTTCTAGTACCATGATGGCAGGTAATAATATTATTGAGGTCATGGAAGGAATTTTAGAGCGTCATGGATAAAAGAAGATAACATAGATAAAAATATATATCATAGGATTTGATGGACAATTAAATCATGAGTTTAGGGAAACAAAATCAGCGTATATTAGCAGATCGCTATCAATTAATAGAATTGATTGGTAGTGGTGCCATGGGGCAAGTATATCGAGGAGAAGATAAACTGCTCGGTGGTGTTGTGGTTGCAGTGAAGTTTTTGTCTCAAACCCTGCTCAATGATAAAATGCGCCATCGTTTTGAAAGGGAAGCCACCATTAGCGCCCTATTGGGAGAAAAAAGTATTCATATTATTCGAGTAAGGGATTATGGGGTTGATGAAAATGAAGTCCCTTACTATGTGATGGAGTTTTTGGAGGGGGAGAGTTTAAGTCAAGTTATTAAGTTTCAACCTTTACCTCTCAAGCGTTTTCTTTATCTTAGTCGTCAAATTTGTGTGGGTATGGATGCGGCACATAGTGGCATTATGCTCAAGGGGGAATTGTGTCAGGTGGTTCACCGAGACATCAAGCCCAGTAATGTTTTGGTCATGCAGGATCCCACTTTGGGGGAATTGGTAAAAATTCTGGATTTTGGTATTGCTAAGTTAGTACAGGCTAATGCGACTCAAACCCATTCTTTTATGGGTACTCTGGCGTATTGTTCCCCTGAACAAATGGAAGGTAAGGAGTTGGATAATCGCTCAGATATTTATAGTTTGGGGGTGATGATGTATGAAATGCTCACCCTCGAGATGCCTATTTTACCTGAGTCTTCTTCCTTTGGGGCATGGTATCGAGCGCACCATGATTTTGAGCCTCGTCCTTTTGATGCCCATCTCAAGATTCCTACGGAATTGAAGGATGTGATCATGAAGTGTATGGAAAAATCTCGTAATAATCGTCCTCAAACAGTGGCGGAAATTTTACGGGTAATTGAGGGTTTAGAGAAAAAGAATCAAACTAATAAAGTTACTAATCCAATGACTACTTTTAGTGGTCAAAAGACTATTGTGGCTGATACTTATGATGATGCAGATCTTAAGTATAAGGGCGATCGCACCGAAGTAGTTGCCAAAGTAGATGGTGTCACCACCATTTCCAAAAATCTCACCTGGCCTAATAATAAACCTATTCAAAAAATTGTTTTCCCCAAGGTGGTCATTAGCTCTGGACAAACCTTTCCCAGTCTTTGGGTGATGATTGAAAAGGATGATATAATGAGTCGCATTAAGGATATGAGATATAATCAGTTTCTTTTCCTTAATTCTCCCCATCCGATGATATTGTGGATTACGGTGATTTATAATCCCCATAGGGGCGCTCGATGGTTGCCCTGTTATCTGGATTTAAAATCTCAAACTTCCCGACAGGTGACGGCGGCTTTGGCACAAACGGGTAATTATAAAATTCTCTTTTTTGCCTTGGAAGAACCAAAACAATGTCAGCACGTAACGGGTTCTACCATTGCCACCAATCAATGTAAAATAATGCTCAATTGGTTAGAAAGCAGTAAGGCTATTCCTGATACGGGAGGGGCAAAAATGAGTAAACAAAGGTTGAGGGAAGAGTTTAATAAATTGAAACCTGTCATTCTTTCTAAACTCAAAAATAGTTATAAATCATCTTCTTGAGAAAGCAAGTGGTCGTAAATATAATTAGGTAAGGGTTGGCTTTTTCTGGTTTGGGGATTGATACATACATGGCGAGTTTTTGCCGTTGCCACTTGTTGTTCTTTTTTTTCGATGGTATACTCAATTTCAAAGGTTTTGGGATTAAGGGCGATCGCTTTTAGTCCTACTTGAATGTTATCCCCACAAAAAAGAGGACGAAAAAAATCAATTTCTCCATGGATAATCGGTATTGCCATGGAAGGATGACGAAAAAAATCGTGTAAATTCACCTGTAAAGATTCCAAATAATGCTCGTAGGCTTCATGACAGATAGAAAGCAGTCGGGCAAAATACACCACCCCTGCACTATCGGTATCGGCAAAGTGAATTTTTCTTTCGTAAATGAATTTCATGATCTGTTAGCCTTGAAAAGAGTAAAAAACTACAAGATTAGTATATGTCTAATTCCTTATTTGCCGATGCCAACATCAGATTGGAAAGGGCATTAAAATATGTTCAAATTTCTTCCTATACCGAGGAAAAATTAAAATATCCCAAATCCAGTTTAGCGGTATCTGTACCC
The sequence above is a segment of the Cyanobacterium stanieri PCC 7202 genome. Coding sequences within it:
- a CDS encoding hypothetical protein (KEGG: cyt:cce_1928 hypothetical protein~SPTR: Putative uncharacterized protein), whose amino-acid sequence is MIDNTDKIKKIIDNALADGRLNRKESELIRNAVYNDGLITGEKAKLWRELQKKVTNGEILLEN
- a CDS encoding aminomethyltransferase (PFAM: Glycine cleavage T-protein C-terminal barrel domain; Aminomethyltransferase folate-binding domain~TIGRFAM: glycine cleavage system T protein~COGs: COG0404 Glycine cleavage system T protein (aminomethyltransferase)~InterPro IPR006223:IPR006222:IPR013977~KEGG: cyc:PCC7424_1647 glycine cleavage system aminomethyltransferase T~PFAM: glycine cleavage T protein (aminomethyl transferase); Glycine cleavage T-protein barrel~SPTR: Aminomethyltransferase;~TIGRFAM: glycine cleavage system T protein), which translates into the protein MKSELLQTPLYPLSVEAKAKFTNFAGWEMAVQYEGLKKEHQAVREEAGMFDISHMGKFYLRGKNLRSSLGYLVPTDFSTMTEGKAQYSVLLNEHGGIIDDIIFYYQGCSDDGVESGVLIVNAATYEKDWNWLNTNLASKGIELLDKSQDLALVAIQGPRAEDYLQSFLGIDLSILSAFEHLTTTFEGQKVFVARTGYTGEDGFEVMTTTTVAQDMWRSHLEQGVTPCGLGARDTLRLEAGMSLYGQEIDETTTPLEAGLGWLVNLNREDDFMGREILVKQKQEGLTKKLVGLQMEGRYIARHGYLIKYNNNTVGEVTSGTLSPTLNSAIALGYLPVELSKLGQTVDIEIRGKLYRAKVVKKPFYRRK
- a CDS encoding Carotenoid oxygenase (PFAM: Retinal pigment epithelial membrane protein~COGs: COG3670 Lignostilbene-alpha beta-dioxygenase~InterPro IPR004294~KEGG: cyc:PCC7424_0449 carotenoid oxygenase~PFAM: Carotenoid oxygenase~SPTR: Beta-carotene 15,15'-monooxygenase) — its product is MVQTEKKPVETKSYSLEDWRKGYESQPQEKEYWIEDIEGEIPADLRGTLYRNGPGLLEVYGTPLNHPFDGDGMICSFKFTDEGCYFRNSYVKTKEYLEEKQAQKMLYRGVFGSQKPGGILGNIFDIKVKNIANTNVIKLGKKLLALWEAALPYYLDPETLETKKIDNLDGILKDSDVFSAHPRLDPHSPFNNGKPSLINFGIKPGLSSTINIYEFDLEGNLLQQYSHITPGFCFIHDFLITPNYIIFFQNPTSYNPLPFVLGMKGAGECLDFKENEPTKIILIPRHAPHKNVITLEANAGFIFHHANAFEKDEKTLIIDSVCYAKLSQINPDKSYKEVNFDELAPGQLFRFKLDLNNQKVEKELLNQRCVEFPFINPENVGRDYRYLFIGATHNSTKNAPLQGLLKFDLHTNEEQLYSFAPKGFAGEPVFVPKSNATAEDDAWILDLIYDSENHRSDLVIFDGKDISQPVATLHLKQHIPYGLHGSWAGIMNN
- a CDS encoding Dihydropteroate synthase (PFAM: Pterin binding enzyme~TIGRFAM: dihydropteroate synthase~COGs: COG0294 Dihydropteroate synthase~InterPro IPR006390:IPR000489~KEGG: cyc:PCC7424_4007 dihydropteroate synthase~PFAM: dihydropteroate synthase DHPS~PRIAM: Dihydropteroate synthase~SPTR: Dihydropteroate synthase;~TIGRFAM: dihydropteroate synthase~manually curated), whose product is MRNQIMQIRNYNFHWNQRTYIMGILNVTPDSFSDGGEYNELERAVNQALMMVKDGADIIDIGGQSTRPGAPEVSLGEELNRVIPVIEAIREKTDIPISIDTTKAEVAKRAIASGADIINDISGATFDGQMLDTVADLQVPIILMHIRGNPQTMQTMTDYQDLMGEIRDFFLERIALCLQKGIEKSHIILDPGIGFAKNYEQNLEILNKIQDLKNLGFPILIGTSRKSFIGRILEENDPTKRVWGTAGTCYHAIAQGADILRVHDVAPMGDIAKVADALTRK
- a CDS encoding hypothetical protein (KEGG: cyt:cce_0296 hypothetical protein~SPTR: Putative uncharacterized protein), with product MIPKIITHTILWGSLLGLGAIAPSIAPVVAQTPPAQTYQPGPWQPLARVNPQRPITINVINQTGLSVDAGFTDTRRDPITIQNGRTGTIRSLEGPLYLLVYVNESNPSFRGLDLNYQVRVQEGSNTINVTVQRTSSDRNATMTLNVDEFGGIYLY
- a CDS encoding L-aspartate oxidase (PFAM: domain; FAD binding domain~TIGRFAM: L-aspartate oxidase~COGs: COG0029 Aspartate oxidase~InterPro IPR005288:IPR000103:IPR003953:IPR004112~KEGG: cyh:Cyan8802_0723 L-aspartate oxidase~PFAM: fumarate reductase/succinate dehydrogenase flavoprotein domain protein~SPTR: L-aspartate oxidase;~TIGRFAM: L-aspartate oxidase), whose product is MNSISPLPDHFDVIIVGSGAAGLYAALRLPDSLRIGLITKDKLKKGASDWAQGGIAAAIAPNDSPMLHLEDTLKAGAGLCDRTAVKYLVENAVTSIRSLLEMGVEFDRHNDELAMTLEAAHSFPRVLHAADTTGRAIVSILRQRVTESEHISVYEQAYALDLWIEEEKCRGLCLLHDNKITWLGAKAVILATGGGGQVFAQTTNPKVSTGDGVALAWRSGALLRDLEFVQFHPTALKKENAPRFLISEAVRGEGAHLIDGEGNRFAFEYHPKGELAPRDVVSRAIYNHLHKISPNPALDNVFLDLRPIPREHLEYRFPNIINRCQEWGIDLFSQPIPVSPAAHYWMGGIAVDLRNQTSLEGLYAIGETANTGVHGANRLASNSLLECLVFGETLKNLSFHSSDTPSFSSNMNTLGGEGWQDEMAVVEKIRTELPLLIWEAAGICRHEDMLVKAIALIHQWHNEIDALKIGQFIQQLHPRQSYQLSSPIMEQQLKLITETLNLLDVGYLILKSALFRTESRGGHYRLDYPETKDSWQCHTLVKNHNWWSEGVE
- a CDS encoding hypothetical protein (KEGG: cyt:cce_2996 hypothetical protein~SPTR: Putative uncharacterized protein), producing the protein MAESENIFQKAFYLGIGIAGYAAEKAGDTLQELKQQTDKIINNPNFPQELQQLADEMVNKGKMTTEEARKFVDDTIQQAKDKQKIDNSDTSSSSEPRTIEIITDDEEN
- a CDS encoding hypothetical protein (KEGG: ter:Tery_1601 hypothetical protein~SPTR: Putative uncharacterized protein); amino-acid sequence: MDNWEQQLINWLNQAENNFYNFCEEVSQEWENTASKTEKFIDNITEEIESNIPAEINNLMVTMDDFVEELITILAQEDPFHLLEYFLDEQRLGENSQTDHNIVWFEEEKVTPNAEFHPACVGCQNYHGRKYNGNLLVCAIHPYGWTDESCPDWESLEKK
- a CDS encoding hypothetical protein (KEGG: pfh:PFHG_03563 conserved hypothetical protein), producing the protein MIVQLIFLSLIVNKIELNISLISRELDLNHILLPETKLYYTSLRDNF
- a CDS encoding hypothetical protein (KEGG: cyh:Cyan8802_2290 hypothetical protein~SPTR: Putative uncharacterized protein) — translated: MSHTFLLQPGSWIIKGTLTEKNEHLIPFKGATIIAWDQSNWFTMKTKLVFERQKQDSSETFQNLEFEYKGFFPTNKYNYTYVLKRSDFDKIEGEGWITKDSIIQRYWILGDSRRRAVLETIFQLDDDSYHLSSTMMAGNNIIEVMEGILERHG